In Leptolyngbya sp. NIES-2104, the genomic window CCCGATTGTGGTAGCTATCTCGCCCGCACCAAAGTCGGCATGAAATCGCCCTTTTATGTAGAGCGCTGTTTCAGTTGTGGCGGAATCTGGTGCGATCGTGGCGAATGGGATGCCCTCGAAACGATGGGACTACACACCGCGATCGAGCAGCTCTTCTCCAGCGAGTGGCAAACGTTATCGAGAGCACGAGAGCATTTAGCCCTAGAAAAGCAAGCCACGATTGATCGATTAGGAGCCGAATTAGCCGATCGCGTTTTTGAACTCGCAGAAGCGTTAGAAAAACATCCCAGCGGAGATTTTGGAGTTGCCTATCTGATGCGACGATTCGAGAATTTCACTCAAGAGCTAAAATCCCCGGACTAACGCTTCACTCAATACTAAGCATCCCACCCTTTCCGATTCTGAGAACTCACTCAGCTTGATACTGCTGCAAAAATTCAACTACACCCGATTGCAACAAAGCGATCGCGCCATCAGCAATATATTGAACTGCCAGCGCTGCCAGCAAAACCCCTAAAATCCGAGTAATCACATTCACCCCAGTCTGTCCCAGCCATTCCGCCAAATACTTCGCCAGAATTAATAAAACGTACGCGATCGCTAATACGATCGCCGCATCCGTTAAGACAATCACTTCCCCCAGTGCATAACTATCCGCTTCACTAATCAAAATCAGCATCGTCGCCAGCGTACCCGGTCCAGCAATCAAAGGAATCGCCAACGGAAACACACTCACATCCTGACGAAGTTGCGCTTCTTTTTCTTCTTCTTCCGTTTCCCGTTCTCGCTGAGCAAACACCATATCAATCCCAATCTTGAACAGCAAAATCCCTGCCGTCACCTGAAACGCGTCAATGCTGATGTCAAGATAGCTCAAGATAAAAGCTCCCACGAGCGCGAAAGTCGAGAGAATTCCGGCTGAGACAAAAATAGCGCGTCTTGCAATGCGAGATTGTTCATTCGGAGATCGACCTTCGACCAGCGCGATAAATAGAGGAACTAACCCGATCGGATCGACAATTACAAACAGAGTTAAAAAAGCTTTAGCAATAAACGTAAGGGGAAGATGTTGTGCGAAGGCTTGCCAACCGACAACGAGCGACACAAATTGAACATAGAGCATTTTGGCACCAAGTAATTCCATAGCTTGCGGGGGAATCTATGACGATACCGCATCAGTAACGTTGTAGCCATTCATCTAGGATAGGACTCATCGCTTTAAGTGTGGTGGAATCTAAAGCCGTCTGCCAGGTGTCCTGGCTCCAACGTGCCAGCTTTAACAATAACGTCTCTCGCAGTTTGGTTAATTTACGAGAAACAGCACATTGCTGAATTCCAAGCTGTTTGGCAATTTGCTGCTGTGTCAGTTGCTCATGATAATACAGAGATTAGCAAGTCCGTCACTGCTTCGACCTCGATTAGAAATTCCGTTCCAGCTTTGGGGTGCACTGCTCGAAAATCCACAGTGGCGACAACAGTTAGGACAACTCCGATTCGGTCAATCAAATCGTGCGATCGTTCAATTGTCTCGCTGGTTGCAAAATACGATCGATGCAGGCTGGCAAACATTAGAATCTCTCTTAGGCAATCAACCGGATCTTGCCTATCAATTTAGAACGACTGCTGAGTTCAGTGCTGCGATACAGCGGATTAAAGTGCTGCAATTCGGGGAGCAAACTTACTGGCTATTTGTGGGCATCGAACCTGAAGATGCACTCACCTTACTTGGAACTCAACTGCGATCGCAATCCAAAGAGCAAGAAATTTCGAGCGCTTGGAACCAACTGCTGCGACAACAAAAGCTAGAAAGCAAATCTTCGTCGATCGTCACAAACTGCTGTCAACAGTAGAAGCATGTGATGACTGGAACAAAGATTAACGTCAGTTCGACAAGTCTTCTCGCTGCGATTCTGACTCGCCCCGGAATGGAATTCGGGGCTAACAGTGCGAAGTCCCGCTTCCGGGACTACAAACCGCTTGGTGATTGCTCTTTAGTCCCCTTCAGTGGACTTCGTTCGATTAGCCCCGAATTCCATTTCGGGGCAGGTGATCAACGCAGCGCAAAAATCGTCGAATTCACGTAAGATTAACAATCAAATTCTCCTGCTCCAGGCTGAAAAAAGCGATTCTCAGGACGAGCTAATCCGAGATTTTCACGCAGCGTTGTTCCTTCATAATCTTTGCGAAAAATTCCTCGGTTCTGAAGCTCTGGAATCACTCGATCGACAAACTCATTCACGCCTTCAGGCACAAACGGAAACATAATATTGAAGCCATCTGATGCGGATTCACACAGCCATTGTTCCATCTCATCTGCGATCGACTGTGGTGTACCGACAAAAATCAACCCGCCATAGCTTGCCGCCCGTTGAGCTAACTGACGAATCGTTAAGCAATCGCGTTGAGCTAGTTCAATAATGCGATCGCGCCCGGTATGACTGCCATTCGTCTCTGGAATCTCCGGTAAAAGACCATCCGGATCAAATCCCGAAACATCATAGCCTAGCGCTAAATTGAGGCTACTAATCCCACTTTCGTAATGAATTAAACTGTCGAGGTGAGCACGTTTTGCTTCTGCTGCTTCATACGTTTCACCCACGACCACCAGCGCCCCTGGTAGAATTTTGATGCTGTCTGGATGTCGTCCGATCGCTTGTGCCCGATTTTTAATATCTGCGAACAATGCCTGACCTGCTTCGAGCGTATTCACTCCAGAAAACACAACTTCCGCCGTCTCCGCCGCTAATTGCCGCCCTGCTTCAGATGCGCCCGCCTGCACAATCACCGGATAGCCTTGAACCGGTCGAGCAATATTCAAAGGACCGCGCACCGAAAAATAATCGCCTTTGTGATGCAAAATGTGCATTTTTTCTGGCTCAAAATAGAGTCCAGCTTCCACATCTCGAACAAACGCATCATCCGCAAACGAGTCCCACAGTCCGACCACCACTTCGTAAAATTCGCGGGCGCGGCGATAGCGATCGCTATGTTCAAGTTCTTGCTCTAGTCCAAAGTTGAGCGCGGCATCTGGATTGTAAGTCGTCACAATGTTCCAGCCTGCCCGACCGCCGCTAATGTGATCGAGTGAGGCAAAGCGACGGGCTAAGTGATACGGTTGCTCGTAAGTGGTGGATGCTGTCGCGATCAGTCCAATATGTTCGGTGAGGGCAGCCAGCGCAGACAGCAAAGTCAACGGCTCGAATGATGTAACGGTATGACTCCGTTTTAGTGCATCGATCGGCATATTTAGCACTGCCAAATGATCCGCCATAAAAAAGGCATCGAACTTTCCTTGTTCGAGCTTTTGAATGAGTTGCTTGAGTACTTTAAAGTTGAAGTTTGCGTCTGGAACTGCGCCCGGATAACGCCAAGCGCCTGTATGAATGCTCACGGGACGCATAAAAGCCCCAAGTTTTAGTTGCTTCATTTGACTTGCTTCCTCCGATCGGTCTTCACGGTAGCATTTTCGCTTTGGAATGCTCAATGTTTAAGCACAGAATTAACGATGATGCCTCACAATGGAAATGGAACCTTTCTAGGCTAGATCTGCACTGATGAATCAATATTTTGCTACTGTTGCACGGGGGCTAGAAACGATCGCAGTCCAAGAATTAGAACAGTTAGGTGCAAGTCAAGTCGAACCAGGATTTTGTGGAGTCTCATTTAGCGGTGATCTTGCTCTTCTGTATCGAGTCAATCTCTGGGCGCGACTGCCGTTTCGCATCTTAATGAAGCTGCATGAGTTTCCTTGCCAAGATGCAGAAGACCTTTATCAAGGCGTACGATCGATTGATTGGTCGTCGTATCTCACTACTGATATGACCTTAGCGGTAAGTGCCACAGGTAAAACGAAGCAGCTTAATCATACGCATTTCACCGCGCTTCAAGTCAAAAACGCGATCGTGGATCAGCAGCAAGATCAGTTCAGCGATCGCTCCAATGTTGAACTGCAATCCCCAGATTTGCAAATCAATGTTCATCTCGATCAAGATCGATGTACCGTAAGCCTCGATAGTTCAGGTGAGAGTTTGCACCGTCGCGGGTATCGTCCAGCCGTCGGAGCTGCACCGCTGAAGGAATCGTTAGCCGCCGCGCTGATCCAACTTTCTGAGTGGCAACCGGAGCAGTTTTTTTATGATCCACTTTGTGGGTCTGGGACGTTACCTTTAGAAGCAAGTTTGAAAGCGCTCAATGTTGCACCCGGATTGTTTCGAGAGCGATTTGGGTTTGAAACTTGGCTTGATGCGGATTTGACTTTACTAGAAGACTTGATTCAAGCTGCGGAAACCAGTCAGTTAGAACAACTTCCTGCACCAATTTGGGGGAGCGATCGCAGCGCAGACGTAATTGATCAAGCGATGGTAAATGCGACTCAGTGTGGCGTATCGAATCACGTTTATTTTACGACACTTGATTTATCAGACGTGACTGCTCCATCAGACAGCGGCGTTTTATTTTGCAATCCGCCGTATGGTGAACGATTGGGACGAGATAGCGATTTAGGCGCATTCTACAAGCGATTAGGCGATGTTCTAAAGCAGGAATTTAAGGGCTGGACAGCCTTTGTGTTGAGCGGAAATAAGGAATTGGCTCAATCGATCGGACTGCGATCGTCTCAAAGATTCGCAGTCTACAACGGAGCTTTACCCTGTCAGTTAATGAAGTATGAACTCTACTAAACCAAATCACAAGATCTGAGCCATCTCGTAATACCGCCGGAGAATTGCTGTAATCTTCACGCCATACTGTGGATCAGCCGACCAGCGACCGCTCAATTGGTCAACTAATGGTGCAATTCCGCGTGTCACAAACCGAAATCGGGGCGCGACTACTTCTTGCACGAGGGGTTCTGTACTCGCATAAGCCTTTAACAGTTGAATGTGTGCCCTCACACCAATCTGAGCATTCGGAAAACTCGCGCCTTGAGGTCCACCGCCCACATCCCCCAATCCCGCAAAGTTGTTCTGTGAAGCTCTGATCTCGCCACCAAATCGTAGATA contains:
- a CDS encoding zf-TFIIB domain-containing protein, with the translated sequence MQCPKERKITLIDGTLSEALAVKQCPDCKGTWIPAENYKSWQSKRSHPTTAATLIPKTLDVEFVQSPLDTKAALCPDCGSYLARTKVGMKSPFYVERCFSCGGIWCDRGEWDALETMGLHTAIEQLFSSEWQTLSRAREHLALEKQATIDRLGAELADRVFELAEALEKHPSGDFGVAYLMRRFENFTQELKSPD
- a CDS encoding MarC family protein, yielding MELLGAKMLYVQFVSLVVGWQAFAQHLPLTFIAKAFLTLFVIVDPIGLVPLFIALVEGRSPNEQSRIARRAIFVSAGILSTFALVGAFILSYLDISIDAFQVTAGILLFKIGIDMVFAQRERETEEEEKEAQLRQDVSVFPLAIPLIAGPGTLATMLILISEADSYALGEVIVLTDAAIVLAIAYVLLILAKYLAEWLGQTGVNVITRILGVLLAALAVQYIADGAIALLQSGVVEFLQQYQAE
- a CDS encoding DUF1822 family protein codes for the protein MLNSKLFGNLLLCQLLMIIQRLASPSLLRPRLEIPFQLWGALLENPQWRQQLGQLRFGQSNRAIVQLSRWLQNTIDAGWQTLESLLGNQPDLAYQFRTTAEFSAAIQRIKVLQFGEQTYWLFVGIEPEDALTLLGTQLRSQSKEQEISSAWNQLLRQQKLESKSSSIVTNCCQQ
- a CDS encoding LLM class flavin-dependent oxidoreductase; its protein translation is MKQLKLGAFMRPVSIHTGAWRYPGAVPDANFNFKVLKQLIQKLEQGKFDAFFMADHLAVLNMPIDALKRSHTVTSFEPLTLLSALAALTEHIGLIATASTTYEQPYHLARRFASLDHISGGRAGWNIVTTYNPDAALNFGLEQELEHSDRYRRAREFYEVVVGLWDSFADDAFVRDVEAGLYFEPEKMHILHHKGDYFSVRGPLNIARPVQGYPVIVQAGASEAGRQLAAETAEVVFSGVNTLEAGQALFADIKNRAQAIGRHPDSIKILPGALVVVGETYEAAEAKRAHLDSLIHYESGISSLNLALGYDVSGFDPDGLLPEIPETNGSHTGRDRIIELAQRDCLTIRQLAQRAASYGGLIFVGTPQSIADEMEQWLCESASDGFNIMFPFVPEGVNEFVDRVIPELQNRGIFRKDYEGTTLRENLGLARPENRFFQPGAGEFDC
- a CDS encoding class I SAM-dependent RNA methyltransferase; this translates as MNQYFATVARGLETIAVQELEQLGASQVEPGFCGVSFSGDLALLYRVNLWARLPFRILMKLHEFPCQDAEDLYQGVRSIDWSSYLTTDMTLAVSATGKTKQLNHTHFTALQVKNAIVDQQQDQFSDRSNVELQSPDLQINVHLDQDRCTVSLDSSGESLHRRGYRPAVGAAPLKESLAAALIQLSEWQPEQFFYDPLCGSGTLPLEASLKALNVAPGLFRERFGFETWLDADLTLLEDLIQAAETSQLEQLPAPIWGSDRSADVIDQAMVNATQCGVSNHVYFTTLDLSDVTAPSDSGVLFCNPPYGERLGRDSDLGAFYKRLGDVLKQEFKGWTAFVLSGNKELAQSIGLRSSQRFAVYNGALPCQLMKYELY